From a single Lolium rigidum isolate FL_2022 chromosome 7, APGP_CSIRO_Lrig_0.1, whole genome shotgun sequence genomic region:
- the LOC124673076 gene encoding ethylene-response factor C3-like — translation MDHRHHNHDGAAMYYTGCTSAANPSSSSSDSFPSEMSSGAMYYAGGYTSAANYTSCSSSDSFPSDLSSGETIYAPEPERRQLKSPAASFIGVRTRPWGRFAAEIRDSTRGGKRVWLGTFSTAEAAAMAYDQAALSSRGAATALNFPVELVQESLDALALGTTATTPTGTGGSPVLALKRRHCKRRRRNKAELANDAAAARRKKKGGGEMAVEQRFVVELEDLGADYLEELLRITDDDTLQLEVPADAFVQYDELLHCQSMV, via the coding sequence ATGGATCATCGGCATCACAACCACGACGGCGCCGCCATGTACTACACCGGCTGCACGAGCGCCGCTAatccctcctcctcatcttcggaCTCATTTCCATCCGAGATGAGCAGCGGTGCCATGTACTACGCCGGCGGCTACACGAGCGCCGCTAACTatacctcctgctcctcctcggaCTCGTTTCCATCCGACCTGAGCAGCGGCGAGACCATCTACGCCcctgagccggagaggaggcagcTGAAGTCACCGGCGGCGTCTTTCATTGGCGTGCGGACGCGGCCGTGGGGCAGGTTCGCGGCGGAGATCCGGGACTCAACGCGGGGCGGCAAGCGGGTGTGGCTCGGCACGTTCAGCACTGCAGAGGCCGCGGCCATGGCGTACGACCAGGCCGCGCTATCGTCCCGGGGCGCGGCCACGGCGCTTAACTTCCCAGTAGAGCTCGTCCAGGAGTCGCTCGACGCCCTCGCGCTgggcaccaccgccaccacgcccacGGGCACGGGCGGCTCGCCTGTTCTAGCGCTCAAGCGGCGGCACTGCAAGAGGAGAAGGCGCAACAAGGCCGAGCTAGcgaacgacgcggcggcggcgcgcaggaAGAAGAAGGGCGGCGGCGAAATGGCCGTCGAGCAGCGGTTCGTCGTGGAGCTGGAGGACCTGGGCGCCGACTACCTGGAGGAGCTCCTCAGGATCACCGACGACGACACGCTTCAGCTCGAAGTACCAGCAGATGCGTTTGTGCAgtacgatgaattgttacattgccAATCGATGGTCTAG